The genomic stretch CGAGGCGAGACCGCCGAGTGCGCGGATCGGCTCGCCGCCCGCGTCGAGCAGCCGGCGGGCGGCGGCGGCCGCGTCTTCGGGGCGTCGGGCGGTCACTGCATCGGCGAGCTCCCAATCCTCGAGGAGGCCCGAGCCCGCGACGAGCGCCCGCGCGGTCGTCGCGTCGAGCGCGGTCGACGCACCGCCGAGGAAGCTCGCCATCTTCTCGATCTCGCCCGCCGCCCGGTGGAGATCCGCGCCGCAGACGTCGAGCACGAGCGCGAGCGCGTCCGGCTCGAGCGCGACCCCGGCCTCACGACCCATCGCTGTGATCGTGTCGGCGACCGCGCGCATCTCGACGTCGCCCGCGGCGCGCCGGAACTCGAGGAGCCGGCCGCTCTCCGCGAGCGCCTTGTGCAGCTTGCGCTTCCGGTCGAGCTTCGGGGCGCGCACGAGGAGGAAGCTCGCCTCGGGCGGCTTCGCGGCGTACGCGACGAGCGGCTCCGGATCGCCCTCGAGGCCCGAGACGTCGCGGAGGAAGACGACACGGCGCGACGCGAACATCCCCGACGAGCGCGCGGCGCCGACGAGCGCCCCGGCGCTGACCGGCGTGTCGCCGAGGATCGAGAGCGCGAAGGCGTCGGCCGGATCGGGCACGAGCTTGGCGAGCAGCGCCGCCTGCGCGCGATCGAGGTGATAGAGATCGTCGCCCGTGAGCACCGTGAGGCCGGGCCGCCAGCCGGAGGCGAGGTCGGTCTCGAGCCGGCGGAGGACCGCACCGCCCCAGGGGCCGGGGTGCGCCCGTGAGAACGCCATCAGAACCCCTCGGTGATCGAGGCCACGAGCGTCTGCGCCGCCCCCTGGGCGAGCGTGTCGAGGGCGAGCGTCTCGAGGTCGAAGTAGTTCACGTCGGTCTGCTGCACGTCGTACTGGTCGCGGAAGACGAGGTTCGACTGGCTCCACAGGAGCTGGCCGGTCGCCAGATTCCTGAGCGACGACCGCAGCACGATCGCCGTCTCGAGGCGCGTCGCACGCCCCTGCGCGTTGAACTGCACGGGGGTCGTCCGGAAGTCGGTGATCACCCCCTCGAGGAGCGCGTTCGCGTCGGCGCGATTGCTCACGACCTTGACGCCGCCGCGGCGCGAGAGCTCGCGCGCCACCGCCTCGGTCGTCCGCACCTCGATCTCGGGCCGGGCGCTCCGGTTCTCGAACGGGGCGACGACGATCGTCTTGATCTCGGGCGGGAGGAACGATCCGGTACCGGAGAGGCGGTAGCCGCACCCCGCCGACGCCACGAGGAGCACGGTGGCGGCAGCCCTCCGGATCATCCCGCCACCACGTTGAGCAGGCGGTCCTGGACGAACACGGTCTTCCTGATCGTCTTGCCGTCGAGGTGCGCCGCGATCCGTTCATCGGCGCGCGCCGCGTCGAGCACGTCGCGCTCCGCGCTTCCGGCCGGCAGCGTGATCTTGCCGCGCACCTTGCCGTTGACCTGAACGACGACGAGCGCTTCGTCCGAGACGAGGAGCGCAGGGTCCGCGACCGGCCACGGGGCGACCGCGACGAACGGAGGATGTCCGAGCGCCTCCCAGAGCTCCTCGGCGACGTGCGGGGCGAACGGGGCGAGCACCTTGGCGATCGTCTCGAACGCTTCCCTGAGCGCCCACGCGGCGGCGCCGTCCGCCGGCTCGTCGGTGACGAGCGGCGTCAACGCGTTCAGGAGCTCCATGATCGCGGCGACCGGCGTGTTCAGGTGCATCCGCGGGCCGAGGTCGTCCGTGATGCGGCGGATCGTCTGATGCGTCTTCCGGCGGAGGTCCGAGGCCGCCGTCCCCGCCGGCTTCGGCGCGTGCACCGGCGGAAGACCGCGGCGGGCCTTCTCGAACGTCCTCCACAGGCGCCCGAGGAAGCGGGCGCAGCCTTCGATCCCCGCGTCCGACCATTCGAGATCGCGCTCCGGGGGTGCCGCGAAGAGCGAGAAGAGGCGCGTCGTGTCCGCGCCGAAGCGCGCGATCATCTGGTCGGGGTCGACGACGTTTCCCTTCGACTTCGACATCTTCGCGCCGTCCTTGATGACCATCCCCTGCGTGAACAACGACGTCACCGGCTCGTCGATCTTCACGAGCCCGAGGTCGCGCATGACCTTGGTCCAGAAGCGCGTGTAGATGAGGTGCATCGTCGCGTGCTCGATGCCGCCGATGTAGAGGTCGACGGGAAACCAGGGCGCCGCCTTGTCCCAGTCGAACGGAAGACGCTCGTTGTCCGGATCGCAGTACCGGAAGTAGTACCAGGACGAGTCGACGAACGTGTCCATCGTGTCGGTCTCGCGCGCGGCGGGGCCGTGACATCGCGGGCACGTCGTGTCGACGAACTCGGGGACGAGCGCCAGCGGCGAGCCGCCGGCGCCGGTGAGCGGCGCGCGCTCGGGCAGGAGGACGGGGAGGTCCTCGTCGGGAACGGGAACGACGCCGTCCTTCGGACAGTGGATCACCGGGATCGGCGTCCCCCAGAAGCGCTGACGCGAGACGCCCCAGTCCTTGAGGCGATACGTCACGGTCGCCTCGCCGAAGCCCTTGGCTTCCGCCTCCGCGACCATGCGGCGGCGCGCTTCGGCGCTCGGGACGCCGTCGACCATGCCGTCTTCCGTGAAGGGGAGCGCCGCCGCGCCGCCGTCTCGCGGCTGCACGACCGCGCGCACCGGAAGGCCGTAGGCCTGGGCGAACGCGAAGTCGCGTTCGTCGTGCGCCGGCACGCTCATGATCGCGCCGGTGCCGACGTCCATGAGGACGAAGTTCGCGACCCAGATCGGGATCCGCTCGCCCGAGAACGGGTTGATCGCATAACGACCCGTGAAGACGCCGAGCTTCTCCGCCGTGTCCGCGAAGCGGTCGACGAGCGAGCGGCCCGCCTGCTCGGCGATGAAGCTCCGCACCGCGTCCGCTTGGCCGGTCCCCTCCGCAAGCGTCCGGGCGGCCGGGTGCTCGAGCGCGAGCGCCAGGTAGGTCGCGCCGTGGATCGTGTCGATCCGCGTCGTGAAGACCTCGATCGGCTCGCTCCCTCCCTCGAGCGCGAACCGGACGCGCGCGCCGTCGCTGCGGCCGATCCAGTTCCTCTGCATCGCGCGGACGCGGTCGGGCCAGCCGTCCAGGGTGTCGATGCCGTCGAGAAGCTCCTGTGCGTACTGCGTGATCCGGAGGAACCACTGCTCGAACTCGCGCCGGGTCACCGGATTGTCGCAGCGCCAGCAGCGGCCGGCGACGACCTGCTCGTTGGCGAGGACGGTCGCGCAGGACGCGCACCAGTTGAGAAGCCGGCGCGCGCGGAACGCGACGCCGCGCTCGAGCATGCGGAGGAACAGCCATTGGTTCCAGCGGTAGTACTCGGGGAGGCAGGTCGCGATCTCCCGCCCCCAGTCGTAGCCGACGCCGAGCCGCTCGAGCTGCCCGCGCATCGTCTCGATGTTCGCGAGCGTCCACGCCCGCGGCTCGGCGCCGTTCTGGATCGCGGCGTTCTCCGCCGGCAGGCCGAACGCGTCCCAGCCGATGACGTGGAGCACCTGCTCGCCGCGCATGCGCCGGAAGCGTGCGATCGCGTCGCCGATCGAATAGTTCCGGACGTGCCCCATGTGGATGCGTCCGGAGGGGTACGGCAGCATCTCGAGATCGTAGAAGCGGGGCCGTCCCGCATCCGGGGCGGCCACACGGAACACCCCGGCCTCGGACCACCGGGCCTGCCACTTCGCTTCGATCCGTTTCGCGTCGTACTCGCTCACGCCGGCTCCTAGGATCGCTCGACCGGCAGATCCCCCCGCTCGATCCGCTTGCGGATCGCGTCGAGGATGCCGTTGACGAACGCGCCCGATTGCTCGCTTCCGTACTTCTTTCCGACCTCGATCGCCTCGTCGAGCACGACGACCGGAGGGGTCTCGGGAAACCGCGCCAGCTCGAAGACCGCCATCCGCAGGATGTTCCGGTCGACGACCGCCATCCTCTCGATGCGCCAGTGCGCCGCGGTCGAGGCGATGATCGCATCGAGGCGCTCGCGATCGCCGATGACGCCGGCCACCAGTTCTTCCGCGAACGCCTTCACGTCGGCCTCCGCGTCGTGCTCACGCCAGAAGTGCGGGTAGACCTCGGCCGGAGTGCCGCCCGCCACGTCGAGCTGAAAGAGCATCTGGAGCGCGCACTCTCGAGCGCGCCGTCTCTGACCCACCCGTGCCCCCGTTGCTCAGGCCAGCCGACGGTAGAGGCTGGCCATCTCGATGGCGGCGAGGGCCGCGTCCCATCCCTTGTTTCCGGCCTTCGAACCCGCCCGCGCCATCGCCTGATCCAGGGTGTCGCACGTGAGGACGCCGAACGCGACCGGTTTGCCCGCGGCGGCCGCGACCGCCGAGAGGCCCTTCGCCGCCTCGGCGGCGATGAGGTCGTAGTGCGACGTCTCGCCCCGGAGAAGGCAGCCGAGCGCGATCACCGCGTCGACGTCTTTCTGGGCCGCCATGCGCGCCGCGGCCTGAGGCAGCTCCCAGGACCCCGGCACCATGACGATCGTCTGGTCTCCGGGCGTGGCCCCGTGACGGACGAGCGCGTCGAGCGCCCCTTCGACGAGCCGTGAGGTGACGACGTCGTTGAACCGCGCGACGACGAGGGCCGTCTTGAGACCCTTGGCGTCGAGCGATCCTTCGAGCTTGCGCATCTCCCGCCTCGCCCTCGCCGGCCCGGAAAAGAGCGAGAAGTATAGCAGCGGGGTCTAATCGAGCGCGGGGAAGCGGGTCAGCTCCTCGAACCGTCGATACCGGCCTTTGATCTCGGCGTCCGTCAAGCGCCGGAGCCGTTCGAGCGAGAAATCCTCGACCTGGTACGAGGCCATCACCGAGCCGACGACCGCGGCGCGACGGAGGTCGAGCGGCGGCGTCGCGCCCTTCGACGCGAGGTAGCCCAGGAACCCGCCCGCGAACGCGTCCCCCGCTCCGGTCGGATCGAGCACGGCCGGGAGGGGAAAACCCGGGAGCGCGAAGGTGAGGTCGCGATCGAAGACGACGACGCCGTGCTCCCCGCGCTTGACGACGACCGTCCGCGGTCCCCACCCGTGGACGATCGCGGCGGCGCGCACGAGGTTCTTCTCGCCGGTCAGGAGGCGCGCCTCCCCGTCGTTGATGAGCAGGACGTCGACCCGCGCGAGCAGCTTCTTCACCGCGTCGGGCTTCGAGTCGATCCAGTAGTTCATCGTGTCGGCGGCGACGAGGCGCGCGCCGCGCGCCTGGTCGAGCACGTCCCACTGCAGATCGGGATCGATGTTCGCGAGGAAGAGGACCGGCGTGTCCCGCCACGCCTCGGGGATCACCGGACGGAAATCCGCGAAGACGTTGAGCTGCGTGTCGAGGGTCTTGGCGACGTTGAGATCGTCGCCGTAGCTGCCGGTCCATCGAAACGTGCGTCCTTTCGCGGTCGCGAGACCCGCGAGGTCGACCTTTCGCTCGTGGAGCGGCGCGCGATGGTCGTCGGTGAAGTCCTCGCCGACGACGGCGACGAGCCTCACGGGTGACCAGAACGAGGCCGAGACCGAGAAGTGCGTCGCCGAGCCGCCGAGGACCTCGACGCCCCGGCCGAACGGGGTCTCGACCGTATCGAATGCGACGGAACCGACGACGAGGATCGACAAGGGGATCTCCTAGCGCGGAACGTAGGCGTCGAGCAGGACGCCGAGGCGCGCCCGCGCGTCCGGCGGAATCGCCGCAGCGGGCGTGATGAGCGCGTGGCGGAGCGCTTCGCCGCACGTGCAGGCGGCGCGCGCGCGCGGCAGCGTCCGCACCGTCTCGTGGAGTACCCGGCCGGCGAGCGCGGCGTTGTCCTTCAGGATCTCGAGGATCGTCCCGACCGAGACGTCGTCCTCGGTCTCGTGCCAGCAGTCGTAGTCGGTGACGAGGGCGAGGGTCGCGTAGCAGATCTCGGCCTCGCGGGCGAGCTTCGCCTCGGTCAGGTTCGTCATGCCGATGACGTCGACGCCCCACGACCGATACAGGCGCGACTCGGCCCTCGTGGAGAACGCCGGGCCCTCCATGCAGAGGTAGGTCCCGCCGTCGTGCGCCGTCGCCCCTGACGACCGCGCCGCGGCGAGGAGTGTCATGCGCGTCTCCGGGCAGACGGGATCGGCGAACCCGACGTGCGCGGCGACCCCCTCGCCGAAGAACGTCGCCTTGCGCCCGCGCGTGCGGTCGATGAACTGATCGGGAACGACGACGTCCCGCGGGTGGATCGTCTCGCGCATCGAGCCGACCGCCGACGCGGACAGGATCCTCGTGACGCCGAGGCTCTTGAGTGCGTAGAGGTTCGCGCGATAGTTGATCTCGCCGGGGAGAAGGCGGTGGTTGCGTCCGTGCCGTGCGAGGAAGGCGACCGGCCGCCCGTCGATCCGCCCGGTCACGATCGTGTCGGACGGCTCGCCGAAGGGGGTGTCGACTCGGATCTCGCTGGGGTCGCCCAGGCCGGCGAGCGCGTAGAGCCCGCTGCCTCCGATGAGGCCGATCTCGGACGGCTCCGTCACGGAGCGCCGACGACGCTCGATGCGAGCGCCTTCACCTCGTTCGGGAGGGCCGCGGGATCGTCGACGCGGCGCGTGGCTCCGCGCCACGACAGCTCGGCGCCCGCCGGACCGCCCTTCCGCGTGCGGATGACGACCCAGCCGTGCGGCACGTCGAGCGCCGAGCGACGGAGCGCGGCTGCGGCGGGATCGCCGTCGGCCCCTTCGATCGTGATGACGAGCGGATCGTTCAGGAGCTCGTCGATCGCCAGGCCCGACTCGATGGCGCGGGCACCGTGGGACGCGAGGTCCCCGGCATAGTTGCCGAGGATCGCGCGCGCCGTGTCGCGGCCGTCCTGGATCTCGCCCAGGGCCTCGAGCCGCAC from Candidatus Polarisedimenticolaceae bacterium encodes the following:
- the holA gene encoding DNA polymerase III subunit delta, whose protein sequence is MAFSRAHPGPWGGAVLRRLETDLASGWRPGLTVLTGDDLYHLDRAQAALLAKLVPDPADAFALSILGDTPVSAGALVGAARSSGMFASRRVVFLRDVSGLEGDPEPLVAYAAKPPEASFLLVRAPKLDRKRKLHKALAESGRLLEFRRAAGDVEMRAVADTITAMGREAGVALEPDALALVLDVCGADLHRAAGEIEKMASFLGGASTALDATTARALVAGSGLLEDWELADAVTARRPEDAAAAARRLLDAGGEPIRALGGLASRARALLRAKALREGGMAPKDVVDASRAWYFRDALADGLTRYSLAELRAMPAKLYRADRALKSSGIDKGAVLEALVSDLTGAKSR
- the lptE gene encoding LPS assembly lipoprotein LptE — protein: MIRRAAATVLLVASAGCGYRLSGTGSFLPPEIKTIVVAPFENRSARPEIEVRTTEAVARELSRRGGVKVVSNRADANALLEGVITDFRTTPVQFNAQGRATRLETAIVLRSSLRNLATGQLLWSQSNLVFRDQYDVQQTDVNYFDLETLALDTLAQGAAQTLVASITEGF
- the leuS gene encoding leucine--tRNA ligase — encoded protein: MSEYDAKRIEAKWQARWSEAGVFRVAAPDAGRPRFYDLEMLPYPSGRIHMGHVRNYSIGDAIARFRRMRGEQVLHVIGWDAFGLPAENAAIQNGAEPRAWTLANIETMRGQLERLGVGYDWGREIATCLPEYYRWNQWLFLRMLERGVAFRARRLLNWCASCATVLANEQVVAGRCWRCDNPVTRREFEQWFLRITQYAQELLDGIDTLDGWPDRVRAMQRNWIGRSDGARVRFALEGGSEPIEVFTTRIDTIHGATYLALALEHPAARTLAEGTGQADAVRSFIAEQAGRSLVDRFADTAEKLGVFTGRYAINPFSGERIPIWVANFVLMDVGTGAIMSVPAHDERDFAFAQAYGLPVRAVVQPRDGGAAALPFTEDGMVDGVPSAEARRRMVAEAEAKGFGEATVTYRLKDWGVSRQRFWGTPIPVIHCPKDGVVPVPDEDLPVLLPERAPLTGAGGSPLALVPEFVDTTCPRCHGPAARETDTMDTFVDSSWYYFRYCDPDNERLPFDWDKAAPWFPVDLYIGGIEHATMHLIYTRFWTKVMRDLGLVKIDEPVTSLFTQGMVIKDGAKMSKSKGNVVDPDQMIARFGADTTRLFSLFAAPPERDLEWSDAGIEGCARFLGRLWRTFEKARRGLPPVHAPKPAGTAASDLRRKTHQTIRRITDDLGPRMHLNTPVAAIMELLNALTPLVTDEPADGAAAWALREAFETIAKVLAPFAPHVAEELWEALGHPPFVAVAPWPVADPALLVSDEALVVVQVNGKVRGKITLPAGSAERDVLDAARADERIAAHLDGKTIRKTVFVQDRLLNVVAG
- the nusB gene encoding transcription antitermination factor NusB gives rise to the protein MGQRRRARECALQMLFQLDVAGGTPAEVYPHFWREHDAEADVKAFAEELVAGVIGDRERLDAIIASTAAHWRIERMAVVDRNILRMAVFELARFPETPPVVVLDEAIEVGKKYGSEQSGAFVNGILDAIRKRIERGDLPVERS
- the ribH gene encoding 6,7-dimethyl-8-ribityllumazine synthase, producing the protein MRKLEGSLDAKGLKTALVVARFNDVVTSRLVEGALDALVRHGATPGDQTIVMVPGSWELPQAAARMAAQKDVDAVIALGCLLRGETSHYDLIAAEAAKGLSAVAAAAGKPVAFGVLTCDTLDQAMARAGSKAGNKGWDAALAAIEMASLYRRLA
- a CDS encoding PfkB family carbohydrate kinase is translated as MSILVVGSVAFDTVETPFGRGVEVLGGSATHFSVSASFWSPVRLVAVVGEDFTDDHRAPLHERKVDLAGLATAKGRTFRWTGSYGDDLNVAKTLDTQLNVFADFRPVIPEAWRDTPVLFLANIDPDLQWDVLDQARGARLVAADTMNYWIDSKPDAVKKLLARVDVLLINDGEARLLTGEKNLVRAAAIVHGWGPRTVVVKRGEHGVVVFDRDLTFALPGFPLPAVLDPTGAGDAFAGGFLGYLASKGATPPLDLRRAAVVGSVMASYQVEDFSLERLRRLTDAEIKGRYRRFEELTRFPALD
- the mtnP gene encoding S-methyl-5'-thioadenosine phosphorylase, with the translated sequence MTEPSEIGLIGGSGLYALAGLGDPSEIRVDTPFGEPSDTIVTGRIDGRPVAFLARHGRNHRLLPGEINYRANLYALKSLGVTRILSASAVGSMRETIHPRDVVVPDQFIDRTRGRKATFFGEGVAAHVGFADPVCPETRMTLLAAARSSGATAHDGGTYLCMEGPAFSTRAESRLYRSWGVDVIGMTNLTEAKLAREAEICYATLALVTDYDCWHETEDDVSVGTILEILKDNAALAGRVLHETVRTLPRARAACTCGEALRHALITPAAAIPPDARARLGVLLDAYVPR